The following proteins are encoded in a genomic region of Opisthocomus hoazin isolate bOpiHoa1 chromosome 4, bOpiHoa1.hap1, whole genome shotgun sequence:
- the NKTR gene encoding NK-tumor recognition protein isoform X7: protein MPFRLAYGVNPAALLRQVRNRTTKPAPHLDGVHVVFGLVISGFEVIEQIENLKTDTASRPYADVRVIDCGVLVTKSAKDALEKKKKVCSDSEASDSSSSASSSSETSSESEDENERSRRRKRKRRAKPKQSRKRRKEERKKEDPRCKRISNQRRSLSDKSDVTEKAVDVSTKRDKPVVRPEEIPPVPENRFLLRRDVPVVNVEPEPKLLDAAPVLTDQKPSVSKSGRKIKGRGTIRYHTPPRSRSCSESDDDESSETPPHWKEEMQRLRTYRPPSGEKWSKGDKLSDPCTSRWDERSVSRRSRSWSHNGYSDLSTVRYSSHHKKHRKEKKKVKHKKKSKKQKHFKKHKQTKKKRTSASSDVESSHSFLRRAKSSCDRERKSRSSSLSSRHSSRRDWSKSDKEDQSSSTLSSRGTRSYYRSRSKSRSRSRSRSYSRRSSRSRSASKSSRSRSRSRSSSNPRQQKTVPNSPRNTSTRLNENKLNKTAEPVRAVILPSEKVVVPPVVPESLPVIPLSDSPPPSRWKPGQKPWKPSYERIQEMKAKTTHLIPTQTNYNLVVIKEANTSSSYSKRQRSSDSDRSGYSKDRSDRSSDSWQRSRSRSSRSRSYSRSYTRSRSPSSSRTRSRSSGRSPSLSKYRSDRSGYSESTSYYSLSDDDRHRNKRKSASNDQKARSVKLRQETSSESTLPYKRAKDYDESSQGLKESDSLSSSDFSTDSERSAKIKVAQEKDRFQLEGDTQKQDKSSLSSERGEEKSKSERDSDHAKKKAGKEKSSKQPRSGAKTRRKSYSGSKWDSESNSERGEARHNRGDSRPSSSKEEGEATSGSDTELSVTRRIKKQSNSSEGLLDSDRTWKTSKQVSSSESDSSCSSSTNIRGKSKKQKLGSKKALKKSHSKKAKEKSKEKKEKKHKVQKRKETFHWQPPLEFGEEDDDEINEKSVTKDEKKEKHLTRDVTDEKQVCQKGEIAKDKMGNGDKSCADENLLGKNTTCDASPDCSNLNKDSVEINASATVLNSGINVTACKTEIKQAEESNQNGLEDVIQTDDNMEICTPDRNSPGKVDVEVLSPVLLPAKPQALSASINKDVQVETSETDTVKLGNNIIDFINMKEEKEMGRQENNSVPVSCAKDCSLKSEITESTQSNVTDNKWKPLQGVGNLQPAAISTAAEAKNIGSAPEPKPAGLRIEIKAKNKVRPGSLFDEVRKTARLNRRPRNQESSSEEESPSRDDNRPSRSLSRSRSKSQSKSRHRTRSISYSHSRSRSRSSTYSYRSRSYTRSRSRGWYSRDRSRSRSSSYHSYKSRSRTYSRSRSRSSSYGHHSRSSRSYTYDSYYSRSRSRSKRSDSYRRSRSYDRRSRSYGSDSESDRSYSNNRSPSESSRYS, encoded by the exons ATGCCTTTTAGGCTGGCGTACGGAGTTAATCCAGCCGCATTGCTCCGGCAGGTTAGAAACAG aacaacaaaacctGCTCCTCATCTCGATGG tgTTCATGTTGTCTTTGGACTggttatttctggttttgaagtAATAGAACAAATAGAAAATCTGAAAACTGATACTGCAAGTAGGCCCTATGCTGATGTACGAGTTATTGACTGTGGGGTGCTTGTTACAAAATCAGCAAAAGATG CtttggagaagaagaagaaagtatgTTCTGATTCAGAAGCTTCAGACTCCTCTTCCAGTGCATCAAGCTCTTCAGAAACTTCATCTGAAAGTGAAGACGAGaatgaaagaagcagaagaagaaagcGTAAAAGAAGAGCTAAACCCAAACaatccagaaagagaagaaaggaagagaggaagaaagaggatcCAAGGTGCAAGCGAATCTCAAACCAAAGACG cagccttTCTGACAAGAGTGATGTAACAGAAAAAGCAGTCGACGTTAGCACTAAGAGGGACAAACCTGTGGTACGTCCTGAAGAAATTCCCCCAGTGCCTGAAAATAGATTTTTGCTAAGAAGAGATGTGCCTGTTGTCAATGTAGAACCTGAACC GAAGCTTCTTGATGCTGCACCAGTTCTGACTGACCAGAAACCGTCGGTCTCTAAATCCGGACGAAAAATTAAAGGACGAGGCACAATA CGATACCACACCCCACCTCGATCACGATCGTGTTCTGAatctgatgatgatgagagcagTGAGACCCCTCCTCACTGGAAGGAGGAAATGCAGAGATTACGAACATACAGACCACCCAGTGGAGAAAAGTGGAGTAAAGGCGATAA gttGAGTGACCCATGTACAAGCAGATGGGATGAAAGAAGTGTGTCTCGGAGATCAAGGTCTTGGTCACATAACGGTTATTCTGATTTAAGTACTGTGAGATATTCCAGCCAtcacaaaaagcacagaaaagagaaaaagaaggtgaaacataaaaagaaatctaaaaagcagaagcatttcAAGAAGCACAAGcagacaaaaaagaagagaacatCAGCCTCATCAGATGTAGAATCCTCTCATTCCTTCCTCAGGAGGGCAAAATCATCTTGTGATCGTGAGAGGAAATCTCGTTCTTCTTCGTTGTCTTCTAGACATTCATCCAGAAGAGACTGGTCTAAATCTGATAAGGAAGACCAGAGCTCATCAACTTTATCAAGCAGAGGGACTCGGTCGTATTACAGGTCCCGGTCCAAATCCAGATCTAGGTCTAGATCGAGATCTTATTCCCGAAGAAGTTCTAGATCAAGATCAGCCTCTAAGTCATCACGTTCTCGAAGTAGGTCAAGGTCAAGCTCTAACCCTAGGCAGCAAAAGACAGTTCCCAATTCTCCACGAAATACTTCAACACGATTAAATGaaaataagttgaacaagactgctGAGCCTGTACGAGCAGTTATACTCCCGAGTGAGAAAGTTGTCGTTCCACCAGTTGTCCCAGAAAGCCTCCCTGTTATACCCTTAAGTGATAGTCCACCACCTTCAAGGTGGAAACCTGGGCAGAAACCATGGAAACCATCTTATGAGCGAATTCAGGAAATGAAAGCTAAAACAACCCATTTAATACCCACACAGACTAATTACAATTTAGTGGTTATTAAAGAGGCTAACACTTCTTCCTCATACTCTAAGCGACAAAGGAGTTCAGATAGCGATCGAAGCGGTTATTCCAAAGATCGTAGCGACAGAAGCTCAGATAGCTGGCAAAGATCAAGAAGCAGGTCCTCTCGAAGCAGGTCATACTCAAGATCTTACACGAGATCTAGAAGTCCGTCTAGCTCTAGGACAAGATCTCGTTCTTCTGGCAGATCACCATCACTGAGTAAATACCGCAGTGATAGGTCAGGTTATAGTGAGTCGACATCTTATTATTCCCTTAGTGATGATgacagacacagaaacaaaagaaaatctgcaTCAAATGATCAAAAAGCTCGGTCTGTTAAACTGAGGCAAGAAACAAGCTCTGAAAGTACTCTCCCTTATAAGCGTGCGAAAGACTACGATGAGTCTTCACAAGGGCTGAAAGAGAGCGACAGTTTGTCGTCTTCAGACTTCTCTACTGACAGTGAGCGTTCTGCCAAAATCAAAGTAGCCCAAGAAAAAGATCGTTTTCAATTGGAAGGAGATACTCAGAAACAGGATAAAAGTAGCTTAAGTTCCGAGAGAGGGGAGGAGAAATCCAAGAGTGAACGGGATTCTGACCATGCTAAAAAGAAAGCAGGTAAGGAGAAATCTTCTAAGCAACCTAGAAGTGGTGCAAAAACTAGACGAAAATCCTATTCAGGTAGTAAATGGGACTCTGAATCAAATTCTGAACGAGGAGAGGCAAGGCATAATAGGGGCGATTCCAGGCCCTCCTCTAGTAAAGAAGAAGGCGAGGCCACGTCCGGATCTGATACAGAGCTTAGCGTTACCAGAAGGATAAAAAAACAATCCAACTCTTCCGAAGGCTTGCTGGATTCTGATCGTACGTGGAAGACGAGCAAGCAGGTGTCATCTTCTGAATCTGACAGTTCTTGTTCCAGCTCAACAAATATTAGAGGAAAGTCAAAGAAGCAGAAACTGGGATCGaaaaaagctcttaaaaaatCACATTCCAAAAAAgcgaaagaaaaatcaaaagagaaaaaggagaagaaacacaaagttcagaaaagaaaagaaacgtTTCACTGGCAGCCCCCGCTGGAGTTTGGTGAAGAAGATGATGATGAGATAAATGAAAAGTCGGTTACCaaggatgagaaaaaagaaaaacatctcacCAGGGACGTCACAGATGAAAAACAAGTTTGTCAAAAGGGTGAAATAGCCAAGGATAAAATGGGAAATGGTGATAAGTCTTGTGCGGATGAAAACCTTTTAGGTAAAAACACTACATGTGATGCCTCACCAGACTGCAGCAACCTTAATAAAGATAGTGTTGAAATAAACGCTTCAGCTACTGTTTTAAACTCAGGAATAAATGTGACCGCTTGCAAGACTGAGATTAAACAAGCCGAAGAAAGTAACCAGAATGGATTGGAAGATGTTATTCAGACAGATGACAACATGGAGATTTGTACTCCAGATCGTAACTCGCCAGGGAAGGTTGACGTGGAAGTTTTATCTCCTGTCCTTCTCCCTGCTAAACCTCAGGCTTTAAGTGCTAGTATAAACAAAGATGTACAGGTTGAGACCTCTGAAACAGATACTGTCAAACTAGGAAACAATATTATAGACTTTATtaacatgaaagaagaaaaagaaatgggaaggCAGGAAAATAACTCTGTCCCTGTGTCTTGTGCTAAAGACTGTagtttaaaaagtgaaattactGAAAGCACACAAAGCAATGTGACAGATAATAAATGGAAGCCTTTGCAAGGTGTTGGTAATTTACAACCAGCAGCAATTAGTACAGCTGCAGAAGCGAAGAACATAGGTTCAGCACCAGAGCCTAAACCAGCAGGTTTAAGAAttgaaataaaagctaaaaaCAAAGTAAGGCCTGGATCTTTGTTCGATGAAGTCAGAAAAACAGCACGGCTAAATCGAAGGCCAAGGAACCAAGAAAGTTCCAGTGAGGAAGAATCTCCAAGTAGAGATGACAATAGACCATCTAGGAGTCTCAGTAGGTCACGAAGTAAATCTCAATCGAAATCCAGACACAGAACAAGGTCGATATCTTACAGTCACTCAAGAAGTCGATCACGAAGTTCTACATATTCATACAG GTCAAGAAGTTATACAAGAAGCCGAAGCAGAGGATGGTATAGTAGGGATCGGTCAAGAAGTCGAAGTAGTTCTTACCACAGTTACAAGAGTCGTAG tCGAACCTATAGTAGAAGTAGATCCAGAAGTAGTTCTTACGGTCATCACAGTCGATCCAG TAGGTCATACACATATGACAGTTACTACAGCCGAAGTCGAAGTAGAAGTAAAAGGAGTGACAGCTATCGACGATCTAGAAGTTACGATAGACGATCCAG
- the NKTR gene encoding NK-tumor recognition protein isoform X8 — translation MANRGKHTNGSQFFITTKPAPHLDGVHVVFGLVISGFEVIEQIENLKTDTASRPYADVRVIDCGVLVTKSAKDALEKKKKVCSDSEASDSSSSASSSSETSSESEDENERSRRRKRKRRAKPKQSRKRRKEERKKEDPRCKRISNQRRSLSDKSDVTEKAVDVSTKRDKPVVRPEEIPPVPENRFLLRRDVPVVNVEPEPKLLDAAPVLTDQKPSVSKSGRKIKGRGTIRYHTPPRSRSCSESDDDESSETPPHWKEEMQRLRTYRPPSGEKWSKGDKLSDPCTSRWDERSVSRRSRSWSHNGYSDLSTVRYSSHHKKHRKEKKKVKHKKKSKKQKHFKKHKQTKKKRTSASSDVESSHSFLRRAKSSCDRERKSRSSSLSSRHSSRRDWSKSDKEDQSSSTLSSRGTRSYYRSRSKSRSRSRSRSYSRRSSRSRSASKSSRSRSRSRSSSNPRQQKTVPNSPRNTSTRLNENKLNKTAEPVRAVILPSEKVVVPPVVPESLPVIPLSDSPPPSRWKPGQKPWKPSYERIQEMKAKTTHLIPTQTNYNLVVIKEANTSSSYSKRQRSSDSDRSGYSKDRSDRSSDSWQRSRSRSSRSRSYSRSYTRSRSPSSSRTRSRSSGRSPSLSKYRSDRSGYSESTSYYSLSDDDRHRNKRKSASNDQKARSVKLRQETSSESTLPYKRAKDYDESSQGLKESDSLSSSDFSTDSERSAKIKVAQEKDRFQLEGDTQKQDKSSLSSERGEEKSKSERDSDHAKKKAGKEKSSKQPRSGAKTRRKSYSGSKWDSESNSERGEARHNRGDSRPSSSKEEGEATSGSDTELSVTRRIKKQSNSSEGLLDSDRTWKTSKQVSSSESDSSCSSSTNIRGKSKKQKLGSKKALKKSHSKKAKEKSKEKKEKKHKVQKRKETFHWQPPLEFGEEDDDEINEKSVTKDEKKEKHLTRDVTDEKQVCQKGEIAKDKMGNGDKSCADENLLGKNTTCDASPDCSNLNKDSVEINASATVLNSGINVTACKTEIKQAEESNQNGLEDVIQTDDNMEICTPDRNSPGKVDVEVLSPVLLPAKPQALSASINKDVQVETSETDTVKLGNNIIDFINMKEEKEMGRQENNSVPVSCAKDCSLKSEITESTQSNVTDNKWKPLQGVGNLQPAAISTAAEAKNIGSAPEPKPAGLRIEIKAKNKVRPGSLFDEVRKTARLNRRPRNQESSSEEESPSRDDNRPSRSLSRSRSKSQSKSRHRTRSISYSHSRSRSRSSTYSYRSRSYTRSRSRGWYSRDRSRSRSSSYHSYKSRSRTYSRSRSRSSSYGHHSRSSRSYTYDSYYSRSRSRSKRSDSYRRSRSYDRRSRSYGSDSESDRSYSNNRSPSESSRYS, via the exons aacaacaaaacctGCTCCTCATCTCGATGG tgTTCATGTTGTCTTTGGACTggttatttctggttttgaagtAATAGAACAAATAGAAAATCTGAAAACTGATACTGCAAGTAGGCCCTATGCTGATGTACGAGTTATTGACTGTGGGGTGCTTGTTACAAAATCAGCAAAAGATG CtttggagaagaagaagaaagtatgTTCTGATTCAGAAGCTTCAGACTCCTCTTCCAGTGCATCAAGCTCTTCAGAAACTTCATCTGAAAGTGAAGACGAGaatgaaagaagcagaagaagaaagcGTAAAAGAAGAGCTAAACCCAAACaatccagaaagagaagaaaggaagagaggaagaaagaggatcCAAGGTGCAAGCGAATCTCAAACCAAAGACG cagccttTCTGACAAGAGTGATGTAACAGAAAAAGCAGTCGACGTTAGCACTAAGAGGGACAAACCTGTGGTACGTCCTGAAGAAATTCCCCCAGTGCCTGAAAATAGATTTTTGCTAAGAAGAGATGTGCCTGTTGTCAATGTAGAACCTGAACC GAAGCTTCTTGATGCTGCACCAGTTCTGACTGACCAGAAACCGTCGGTCTCTAAATCCGGACGAAAAATTAAAGGACGAGGCACAATA CGATACCACACCCCACCTCGATCACGATCGTGTTCTGAatctgatgatgatgagagcagTGAGACCCCTCCTCACTGGAAGGAGGAAATGCAGAGATTACGAACATACAGACCACCCAGTGGAGAAAAGTGGAGTAAAGGCGATAA gttGAGTGACCCATGTACAAGCAGATGGGATGAAAGAAGTGTGTCTCGGAGATCAAGGTCTTGGTCACATAACGGTTATTCTGATTTAAGTACTGTGAGATATTCCAGCCAtcacaaaaagcacagaaaagagaaaaagaaggtgaaacataaaaagaaatctaaaaagcagaagcatttcAAGAAGCACAAGcagacaaaaaagaagagaacatCAGCCTCATCAGATGTAGAATCCTCTCATTCCTTCCTCAGGAGGGCAAAATCATCTTGTGATCGTGAGAGGAAATCTCGTTCTTCTTCGTTGTCTTCTAGACATTCATCCAGAAGAGACTGGTCTAAATCTGATAAGGAAGACCAGAGCTCATCAACTTTATCAAGCAGAGGGACTCGGTCGTATTACAGGTCCCGGTCCAAATCCAGATCTAGGTCTAGATCGAGATCTTATTCCCGAAGAAGTTCTAGATCAAGATCAGCCTCTAAGTCATCACGTTCTCGAAGTAGGTCAAGGTCAAGCTCTAACCCTAGGCAGCAAAAGACAGTTCCCAATTCTCCACGAAATACTTCAACACGATTAAATGaaaataagttgaacaagactgctGAGCCTGTACGAGCAGTTATACTCCCGAGTGAGAAAGTTGTCGTTCCACCAGTTGTCCCAGAAAGCCTCCCTGTTATACCCTTAAGTGATAGTCCACCACCTTCAAGGTGGAAACCTGGGCAGAAACCATGGAAACCATCTTATGAGCGAATTCAGGAAATGAAAGCTAAAACAACCCATTTAATACCCACACAGACTAATTACAATTTAGTGGTTATTAAAGAGGCTAACACTTCTTCCTCATACTCTAAGCGACAAAGGAGTTCAGATAGCGATCGAAGCGGTTATTCCAAAGATCGTAGCGACAGAAGCTCAGATAGCTGGCAAAGATCAAGAAGCAGGTCCTCTCGAAGCAGGTCATACTCAAGATCTTACACGAGATCTAGAAGTCCGTCTAGCTCTAGGACAAGATCTCGTTCTTCTGGCAGATCACCATCACTGAGTAAATACCGCAGTGATAGGTCAGGTTATAGTGAGTCGACATCTTATTATTCCCTTAGTGATGATgacagacacagaaacaaaagaaaatctgcaTCAAATGATCAAAAAGCTCGGTCTGTTAAACTGAGGCAAGAAACAAGCTCTGAAAGTACTCTCCCTTATAAGCGTGCGAAAGACTACGATGAGTCTTCACAAGGGCTGAAAGAGAGCGACAGTTTGTCGTCTTCAGACTTCTCTACTGACAGTGAGCGTTCTGCCAAAATCAAAGTAGCCCAAGAAAAAGATCGTTTTCAATTGGAAGGAGATACTCAGAAACAGGATAAAAGTAGCTTAAGTTCCGAGAGAGGGGAGGAGAAATCCAAGAGTGAACGGGATTCTGACCATGCTAAAAAGAAAGCAGGTAAGGAGAAATCTTCTAAGCAACCTAGAAGTGGTGCAAAAACTAGACGAAAATCCTATTCAGGTAGTAAATGGGACTCTGAATCAAATTCTGAACGAGGAGAGGCAAGGCATAATAGGGGCGATTCCAGGCCCTCCTCTAGTAAAGAAGAAGGCGAGGCCACGTCCGGATCTGATACAGAGCTTAGCGTTACCAGAAGGATAAAAAAACAATCCAACTCTTCCGAAGGCTTGCTGGATTCTGATCGTACGTGGAAGACGAGCAAGCAGGTGTCATCTTCTGAATCTGACAGTTCTTGTTCCAGCTCAACAAATATTAGAGGAAAGTCAAAGAAGCAGAAACTGGGATCGaaaaaagctcttaaaaaatCACATTCCAAAAAAgcgaaagaaaaatcaaaagagaaaaaggagaagaaacacaaagttcagaaaagaaaagaaacgtTTCACTGGCAGCCCCCGCTGGAGTTTGGTGAAGAAGATGATGATGAGATAAATGAAAAGTCGGTTACCaaggatgagaaaaaagaaaaacatctcacCAGGGACGTCACAGATGAAAAACAAGTTTGTCAAAAGGGTGAAATAGCCAAGGATAAAATGGGAAATGGTGATAAGTCTTGTGCGGATGAAAACCTTTTAGGTAAAAACACTACATGTGATGCCTCACCAGACTGCAGCAACCTTAATAAAGATAGTGTTGAAATAAACGCTTCAGCTACTGTTTTAAACTCAGGAATAAATGTGACCGCTTGCAAGACTGAGATTAAACAAGCCGAAGAAAGTAACCAGAATGGATTGGAAGATGTTATTCAGACAGATGACAACATGGAGATTTGTACTCCAGATCGTAACTCGCCAGGGAAGGTTGACGTGGAAGTTTTATCTCCTGTCCTTCTCCCTGCTAAACCTCAGGCTTTAAGTGCTAGTATAAACAAAGATGTACAGGTTGAGACCTCTGAAACAGATACTGTCAAACTAGGAAACAATATTATAGACTTTATtaacatgaaagaagaaaaagaaatgggaaggCAGGAAAATAACTCTGTCCCTGTGTCTTGTGCTAAAGACTGTagtttaaaaagtgaaattactGAAAGCACACAAAGCAATGTGACAGATAATAAATGGAAGCCTTTGCAAGGTGTTGGTAATTTACAACCAGCAGCAATTAGTACAGCTGCAGAAGCGAAGAACATAGGTTCAGCACCAGAGCCTAAACCAGCAGGTTTAAGAAttgaaataaaagctaaaaaCAAAGTAAGGCCTGGATCTTTGTTCGATGAAGTCAGAAAAACAGCACGGCTAAATCGAAGGCCAAGGAACCAAGAAAGTTCCAGTGAGGAAGAATCTCCAAGTAGAGATGACAATAGACCATCTAGGAGTCTCAGTAGGTCACGAAGTAAATCTCAATCGAAATCCAGACACAGAACAAGGTCGATATCTTACAGTCACTCAAGAAGTCGATCACGAAGTTCTACATATTCATACAG GTCAAGAAGTTATACAAGAAGCCGAAGCAGAGGATGGTATAGTAGGGATCGGTCAAGAAGTCGAAGTAGTTCTTACCACAGTTACAAGAGTCGTAG tCGAACCTATAGTAGAAGTAGATCCAGAAGTAGTTCTTACGGTCATCACAGTCGATCCAG TAGGTCATACACATATGACAGTTACTACAGCCGAAGTCGAAGTAGAAGTAAAAGGAGTGACAGCTATCGACGATCTAGAAGTTACGATAGACGATCCAG